The Bradyrhizobium barranii subsp. barranii genome segment GCCGGAACTCATCGCGGCGAAGTCGGCAGCAAATTGTTTCAGCCGTGTGCCGGCGATGATCACCCAGAAGACGGCCGCTACGCTGATGGCCGCCACGAGTCCGAGCAGGAAGTTCTGCACCTCGCCGAGTGAGCTCACGAAGTTGCCGTTGGCGTGCGCCATCGCGTAGGTGAAGGCCGACGCCCCCGTCGTCGCGAGCCAGTAGATGTGCGGCGACAACACCGCGAGCCCGACCACGACCGATATCCACGGCGAAGCGGACGTGAAATAGGCGCGGCGCGCGGGATGAGCCAGCGCGGCAAATGCAAAGCTCGCCACGAGGAAGACCGAATAATATTTGCCGACCATCGCCAGCGCCGTGGTGCATCCTACCGCGACCGCCCAGGCCGCGCTGCGGGTCTCGAACGCGCGCAGAAAACACCAGGTCGCGAGCGGCCAGAGCGCAAGCAGCACCGCGTTGGCGTTGAAGCGCTGAGCGTGGAATTGATAGGCCGGCGTCAGCATCAGGAGCAGCAGCACCAGGATGCGCTTGTGCCCGGTCACGAACTGCCGTGCGATCCGGTCGACGAAAAACAGGGCGAGCCCGGCATTGGCCATCGCCATCAATTGCAGCGACCAGTCGCTGAGCGGGAAGACGGCGGTCCACACCGCCGTAACCCAGCCCATCAGCGGCGGATGCTTATGGTAGCCCCACGCGAAACGGCGCCCGAGCGTCCAGGCCTCGAGGGTATCAGGGTGCAGGCCGCTGCCGGCATAGGCGACGGCCAGATAGATCGTCCAGAGCGCGACGAAGCACACAATGAGAAGCGGCACGGCCCAGCCCGTCTCGACGCCGTCGAGCCAGCGCAGGAAAGGCCGCCGCCATCGCGCCGGCGCGCGATCGGACCGCTCGGCCATCGCCCGAAATGTAAAATCAATCGACACGGGACTCAAATGCAGGAAGGAAGTGATGTGCGAACTGCGCACATCTATTTCAAGTCAGAAACAAATAGCAATAAATGGACACTGGAAGAGTTAAAAGCTGACGCGAGGCTGACAAACGAAAACGGCGCCGCTGATGACAGCGACGCCGCGCAACAATCGGGGAAGGCGCGCTGGCGCGCCCTCGCTTTACTCGGTCTTGTCGATGTTCCAGAACACCGGCGTCGCGGGGCCGTCGAGCACGCCGGTGAGCGACTTCCGCCACGCGCTCGGCGCCAGATACTGGCCGAGCGGCACGTAGATCACCTGGTCATAGGCTTCCTTCTGGATCTCGGTCGCGATCTTCTTCTGATCGTCGAGCGAGGCGGCGCGGACGAAGTCGTCCTTGAGCTTCTCGATCTTGGCGTTTTCCGCCCAGCCGAACCAGCCCTTCTTGCCCTGCCCGCCGATCGACAGATTGGCGATCGGGTTGGACACGTCGGCGCTGACCCAGTTGGTGAAGAACATGTTCCAGCCGCCCTCCTTCGGAGGCTTCTGGCTGGCGCGCCGGCTGACCACCGTCTGCCAGTCGGTCGCCTGCGCGTCGACCTTGAAGCCGGCCTCGCGGAGCAACTGCACCGCGACCGTCGGCTGCGCCTTCAGCGTCACGACGTCGCCGGGCACCATGACCACGACGGGCGTGCCGTCATAGCCCGACTCGGCGAGCGCCTTCTTGGCTTCGGCCATGCCGTTGCCCTTGACCAGCGATTCCGAGCCGACGTCGGTCGCGAACGGCGTATCGCAGATGAAGAACGCACCGCAGATCTTGTAGTATTTGGGATTGCCGACGAGCGCGTCGAGCACGTCCTTCTGGTTCATAGCCAGAAGTGCGGCACGGCGGATCTTCGGATTGTCGAAGGGCGGATAGAGGAAGTTCATGCGCCCAAGGGTCTGGTAGCCGAACTTGTTCAGCGTCTCGGTCTTGAGGTCGGCATTGCCTTCAAGGACGGGCAGCAGATCCCACGGCGGCACTTCCATGAAGTCGATGTCGCCCGATTGCAGCGCGTTCACTGCGGTCTGCGCATCCGGCATGGTGATCCATTCGACGCGATCAACCTTGACCACCTTGCCTCCGGCAGTCCAGCTCGACGCCTCCTTGCGCGGCACGTAGTCGGTGTTCTTGACGTACACCGCCTTCACGCCGGGCTGGAATTCGCCCTGCACGAACTTGAACGGGCCGGAGCCGATCTGCTCGGGGATCTGCTTGTCCGGCGGCGTTTCGGCGAGACGCTTCGGCATCATGAAGGCGACGCGCGAGGACGGCTTGCCGATGGATTCGAGCACGAGGCCGTAGGGCTCCTTCAGCTTCAGCGTGATCGTCTTGGGGTCGGTCGCCTCGATGCTCGCAGTAAACTGCATCATCTGCTGGCCCATGCCGTCGACCGCGGCCCAGCGCTTCAGCGAAGCGGCGCAGTCTTCCGCCGTCACCGGCGTACCGTCGTGCCACTTCAGGCCGTCGCGCAGCGTGAAGGTGTAGGTGAGCTTGTCGTCGGAGATCTTCCAGTCCGCCATCTGCGGCTGGATCTTGAAGTTCGAGTCCGTCGCGATCAGCGTGTCGTAGACCATGTAGCCATGGTCACGCGTGATGTAGGCGGTGGTGAAAATCGGATCGATGATGCGCAGATCCGAATGCATCACCGCGGTGATGGTCTTGCTGGCGGCGGCAAGTACAGGCGAGGCCATCGCCGTCGAAAGCGCAACGACCGATAGCGCAAGTGTGGAGGCGAACGCGCGACGCCCCCGGCGCATCAAGCTCAACATAAAAGTTTCTCCTGACGTGAAACTGTTCAAAGGCAGGTTATTGGTTGAGCATTCGGTTCGTTCTTTAGGCGAACTAACCTCATGCGATGCCTTTGTCTTTCGAGACTTGCAGACAGTGCTGAGCGCGTCAATCCGGTTTCGCTGCAGCCCCAAGCGGCGCGCTCACGGGCTCCACAAAGATCGGTTTGGCTCTACAACGCTTTCCGCCAGTCCCGTCCGCGCCAATGCAATGCGCGTTCCATCTTTCGAAGCTTGAGAGACATTAAGATGAATCCAGCCAATCTTCCCTTCGATTCCGAGGCGATGCTTGAGGGCCTGCGCACCTGGGTGGAATGCGAGAGCCCGACCTGGGACGCGGGTGCCGTCAACCGCATGCTCGATATCGCAGCGCGGGATATGGCGATCATGGGTGCGACGATCGAACGCATCGGCGGCCGACAGGGCTTCGGCGGCGTGATCCGCGCGCGCTTTCCGCATCCGAAACAGGGCGAGCCGGGCATCCTGATCGCCGGCCACATGGATACCGTCCACCCGGTCGGCACCATCGAGAAGCTGAAATGGCGGCGCGAGGGCAACAAGTGCTACGGCCCCGGCATCTACGACATGAAGGGCGGCAACTATCTCTCGCTGGAAGCGATCCGGCAGCTGGCACGCGCTTCCTTCACCACGCCGCTGCCGATCACCGTGCTGTTTACGCCCGACGAGGAAGTCGGCACGCCCTCGACGCGAGACCTCATCGAGGCGGAAGCCGCGCGCAACAAATATGTGCTGGTGCCCGAACCGGGCCGCGCCGACAACGGTGTCACCACCGGACGTTACGCCATCGCGCGTTTCAATCTGGAAGCGACGGGCCGGCCGAGCCATGCCGGCGCGACATTGTCGGCCGGACGCTCGGCGATCCGCGAGATGGCGCGGCAGATCCTCGCCATCGACGCGATGACGACGGAGGACTGCACCTTCTCTGTCGGCGTCGTGCACGGCGGACAATGGGTCAATTGCGTTGCCACGACCGCCACCGGCGAGGCGCTGTCCATGGCCAAGCGCCAGGCCGATCTCGACCGCGGCGTCGAGCGAATGCTGGCGCTGTCGGGCACGTCCAATGATGTCACGTTCAAGGTGACGCGCGGCGTCACGCGCCCCGTATGGGAGCCCGATGCCGGCACCATGGCGCTGTATGAAAAGGCGCGCGGCATCGCCAAATCGCTCGGCACTGAGCTACCGCATGCGAGCTCCGGCGGCGGCTCCGACGGCAACTTTACCGGCGCGATGGGCATCCTGACGCTCGACGGCCTCGGCGTGCGCGGCGGCAACGGCCACACGCTGGAAGAATTCATCGAGGTCGAGAGCCTGGTCGAGCGCGGGCGCCTGATGGCGGGCTTGCTGGCGACGCTGGAGTAAATTGAATCAACTTTGCACTGCACAATGCGTTGGCAGTCGCGGTTTAAATTTAGCCTTGTCTAAAAATGAGGCGCATCGTACTGCTCGATTGTCCACGCGACGATGCGGGAGAGATCGCAACGAGAGTTCAGGCTTTCGTTGCGGCGCCGACGGAGCAACCGCCCCGGAAACTCTCAGGCAAAAGGACCGTATCGTCAGGACGATCTGGAGAGAGGCGGCACGATCTTGGGATCGTGACGTCCACCGAAGGGGATAGTCCGGAGCTGACCTCGCCGAGGTCCGCGCCGGATCAAGCTCTCAGGTAACCGTGACAGATGGGGCGCCGCCAACGGCCTTTGGCCGGCGGTTAGCCGACTCTAACTCACGGGAGCCCCGAACCTGCCATGACCCATATCGCCATCATCGGCGCCGGCATCACCGGCGTAACGACCGCCTATGCCCTGCTCGAACGCGGATACAAGGTGACGGTGGTCGACAAGCACCGCTACGCCGCGATGGAGACGTCCTTCGCCAATGGCGGACAGCTCTCCGCCAGCAATGCCGAGGTGTGGAACAGCATCGCCACGATCCTGAAGGGCCTGCGCTGGATGTTCCGGCGCGATGCGCCGCTGCTAATGAACCCGCGGCCGAACTGGCACAAATATTCGTGGATGAGCGAGTTCGTCGCCAATATCGGCAACTACCGCGCCAACACGGTTCAGACCACGCGGCTCGCGATCGAAGCCCGCAAGCATCTGTTCGAGATCGCGGAGCGCGAAGGCATCGACTTCGATCTCGAACGCCGCGGCATTCTGCACATCTATCACGACAAGAAGGGTTTTGAATCCGGACTGCAGGTCAATGCGCTATTGAAGGAAGGCGGGCTCGATCGCCGCCCGGTGACGCCGGAGGAGATCCGCGCCATCGAGCCGACGCTGCGCAAGGACTATTTTGGCGGCTTCTACACGCCGTCGGATGCGACGGGCGATATCCACAAGTTCACGCGTGGACTTGCGGAAGCCTGCAAGCGGCGCGGCGCGACCTTTATCCACGAAGTCAACATCGATTCCATTGCCCAGGCAGGTGGCGGCTTCGTCATCGGCTGGGCTGATCTTTCGGCCAGCGACACTGTCGCATCCGCGCGCGGCATGCTGAAGGCGGATGGCGTCGTGATCTGCGCCGGCGTGGCCAGCCGTCACTTCGCCGCCCTGCTCGACGAGCGCGTCAACGTCTATCCGGTGAAGGGCTATTCGATCACCGTGCAGCTCGACACTGCCGCAAGCCGCAATGCGACGCCGACCGTGAGCCTGCTCGACGAAGCCGCAAAAATCGTCACCAGCCGGCTCGGCGCGGATCGTTTCCGCGTCGCAGGCACCGCCGAGTTCAACGACTTCAACCGCGACATCCGCGCTGACCGCGTGCAGCCGCTGGTCGACTGGGTGCGCAGCAACTTCCCCGGCGTCGAAACGTCCAAGGTCGTGCCCTGGGCCGGGCTGCGGCCGATGATGCCGAACATGATGCCGGTGGTGCGCGCAGGACGGATGCCGGGCGTGTTCTTCAACACCGGCCACGGCCATCTCGGCTGGACCTTGTCGGCCGCGACCGCGCAGATGATTGCCGGGACCATCGACGGCTGGCGCGGGCTCAACGCACCGCCGACCGCCCCCTCACTCTGCGAGTTCCGTCATGCATCCTGAGTGGTCGATATCGGAGGCTCGGCGGCCCCTTGCGACCGCCCTGCCCTTGGCACACAATTTGCCCCGAAACGTCGGCTTCCACGGCCGGCTTTCCAGCCCGAGTGACAGGCGTGCATGATAGACAGAACCGATTCCACGGGGGCCTCCCGGCCCCACAAGTTCCGCAGCCGGAGATAGGTGCATGCTAGGTTATCTCATTCGCCGCGTTCTGGCCGCGGTGCCCGTGATGGGCGTCGTCGCACTGTTCGTCTTCCTGCTGCTGCGGCTGACGCCGGGCGATCCCGCCGCCATTCTCGCCGGCGATAACGCGACGCCGGAACGGCTGGAACGCATCCGCGACTCGCTCGGCCTCAACGAGCCGCTGATCGTGCAATTCATCACCTGGGTGAACAAGCTGCTGCACGGCGATCTCGGGACGTCGCTGATCTCCAACCTGCCAGTCATGAAGATGATCAGCCAGCGCGTCGAGCCGTCGATCTCGATCGCGCTCTCGACAATCATTCTGGCCGTCATCGTCGCCGTGCCCCTGGGCGTCATCGCGGCGTGGAAGCACGGCACCTGGATCGATCGTTTCGTGATGGGCCTCTCCGTGCTCGGCTTCTCCGTGCCGGTGTTCGTGGTCGGCTATCTCCTTATCGAGGTCTTCGCGATCGACCTTCGCTGGGGGCCGGTGCAGGGCTTCCGCAGCATCTTCAACGGCTTTGGACCGTTCTTCGAACGCATCATCCTGCCGACCTGCGCGCTCTCCTTCATCTACATCGCGCTGATCGCGCGCATGACGCGTGCGGCGATGCTCGACGTGCTTGGTGA includes the following:
- a CDS encoding D-amino acid dehydrogenase, with translation MTHIAIIGAGITGVTTAYALLERGYKVTVVDKHRYAAMETSFANGGQLSASNAEVWNSIATILKGLRWMFRRDAPLLMNPRPNWHKYSWMSEFVANIGNYRANTVQTTRLAIEARKHLFEIAEREGIDFDLERRGILHIYHDKKGFESGLQVNALLKEGGLDRRPVTPEEIRAIEPTLRKDYFGGFYTPSDATGDIHKFTRGLAEACKRRGATFIHEVNIDSIAQAGGGFVIGWADLSASDTVASARGMLKADGVVICAGVASRHFAALLDERVNVYPVKGYSITVQLDTAASRNATPTVSLLDEAAKIVTSRLGADRFRVAGTAEFNDFNRDIRADRVQPLVDWVRSNFPGVETSKVVPWAGLRPMMPNMMPVVRAGRMPGVFFNTGHGHLGWTLSAATAQMIAGTIDGWRGLNAPPTAPSLCEFRHAS
- a CDS encoding glycosyltransferase family 39 protein; translated protein: MAERSDRAPARWRRPFLRWLDGVETGWAVPLLIVCFVALWTIYLAVAYAGSGLHPDTLEAWTLGRRFAWGYHKHPPLMGWVTAVWTAVFPLSDWSLQLMAMANAGLALFFVDRIARQFVTGHKRILVLLLLMLTPAYQFHAQRFNANAVLLALWPLATWCFLRAFETRSAAWAVAVGCTTALAMVGKYYSVFLVASFAFAALAHPARRAYFTSASPWISVVVGLAVLSPHIYWLATTGASAFTYAMAHANGNFVSSLGEVQNFLLGLVAAISVAAVFWVIIAGTRLKQFAADFAAMSSGLRLLLYVAIGTIVLPVLTSLAMGTDLPSLWALQGLFLFVVLIVCGTRYPIERFYTVNVTVITAIVGLAAVFVAAPIHAVYRNNHGYEEGRNFYAQVANEITREWHELTGEPLSAVSGDDSLAFATAFYSPDHPYYARPFEFQYTWGMPRKTTLDRGWAALCFSGQDYCGRWMESVSARAEHFVRRQFTVQVTLWGKPGLTRDVVVLIVPPRTSSATPESAAQDFSASKRPTD
- a CDS encoding M20/M25/M40 family metallo-hydrolase — its product is MNPANLPFDSEAMLEGLRTWVECESPTWDAGAVNRMLDIAARDMAIMGATIERIGGRQGFGGVIRARFPHPKQGEPGILIAGHMDTVHPVGTIEKLKWRREGNKCYGPGIYDMKGGNYLSLEAIRQLARASFTTPLPITVLFTPDEEVGTPSTRDLIEAEAARNKYVLVPEPGRADNGVTTGRYAIARFNLEATGRPSHAGATLSAGRSAIREMARQILAIDAMTTEDCTFSVGVVHGGQWVNCVATTATGEALSMAKRQADLDRGVERMLALSGTSNDVTFKVTRGVTRPVWEPDAGTMALYEKARGIAKSLGTELPHASSGGGSDGNFTGAMGILTLDGLGVRGGNGHTLEEFIEVESLVERGRLMAGLLATLE
- a CDS encoding ABC transporter permease, with the translated sequence MLGYLIRRVLAAVPVMGVVALFVFLLLRLTPGDPAAILAGDNATPERLERIRDSLGLNEPLIVQFITWVNKLLHGDLGTSLISNLPVMKMISQRVEPSISIALSTIILAVIVAVPLGVIAAWKHGTWIDRFVMGLSVLGFSVPVFVVGYLLIEVFAIDLRWGPVQGFRSIFNGFGPFFERIILPTCALSFIYIALIARMTRAAMLDVLGEDYVRTARAKGINEVAVMMRHALRNAAVPVITVIGTGFALLISGVVVTESVFNIPGIGRLTVDAVLARDYPVIQAMILLTSLIYVVVNLLIDVAYTLLDPRIRY
- a CDS encoding ABC transporter substrate-binding protein → MLSLMRRGRRAFASTLALSVVALSTAMASPVLAAASKTITAVMHSDLRIIDPIFTTAYITRDHGYMVYDTLIATDSNFKIQPQMADWKISDDKLTYTFTLRDGLKWHDGTPVTAEDCAASLKRWAAVDGMGQQMMQFTASIEATDPKTITLKLKEPYGLVLESIGKPSSRVAFMMPKRLAETPPDKQIPEQIGSGPFKFVQGEFQPGVKAVYVKNTDYVPRKEASSWTAGGKVVKVDRVEWITMPDAQTAVNALQSGDIDFMEVPPWDLLPVLEGNADLKTETLNKFGYQTLGRMNFLYPPFDNPKIRRAALLAMNQKDVLDALVGNPKYYKICGAFFICDTPFATDVGSESLVKGNGMAEAKKALAESGYDGTPVVVMVPGDVVTLKAQPTVAVQLLREAGFKVDAQATDWQTVVSRRASQKPPKEGGWNMFFTNWVSADVSNPIANLSIGGQGKKGWFGWAENAKIEKLKDDFVRAASLDDQKKIATEIQKEAYDQVIYVPLGQYLAPSAWRKSLTGVLDGPATPVFWNIDKTE